In Lolium rigidum isolate FL_2022 chromosome 7, APGP_CSIRO_Lrig_0.1, whole genome shotgun sequence, the DNA window gcaggggtgaaccaccgggtgcatccccaagcttagagctttcactctccttgatcatagtatatcatcctcctctcttgacccttgaaaacttcctccacaccaaactcgaaacaactcattagagggttagtgcacaatataaattgacatattcagaggtgacacaatcattcttaacacttctggacattgcataatgctactggacattagtggatcaaagaaattcatccaacatagcgaaagaggcaatgcgaaataaaaggcagaatctgtcaaaacagaacagttcgtattgacgaattttaaaatggcaccagacttgctcaaatgaaaatgctcaaattgaatgaaagttgcgtacatatctgaggatcatgcacgtaaattggcataattttctgagcttcctgcagggcagtgggctcagattcgtgacaacaaagaaatctggaactgcgcagtaatccaaatctagtacttacttttctatcaacgactttacttggcacaacaaaacacaaatctaagataaggagaggttgctacagtagtaaacaacttccaagacacaaatataaaacaaagtactgtagcaaaataacacatgggttatctcccaagaagttctttctttttagccattaagatgggctcagcagttttaatgatgcactcgcaaaagatagtatgtgaagcaaaagagagcatcaagaggcaaattcaaaacacatttaagtctaacatgcttcctatgcataggaatcttgtaaataaacaagttcatgaagagcaaagtaacaagcataggaagatagaacaagtgtagcatcaaaaatttcagcacatagagaggtgttttagtaacatgaaaatttccacaaccatattttcctctctcataataactttcagtagcatcatgagcaaactcaacaatataactatcaaatgaaacattcttatcatgagtctcatgcataaaataattactctccacataagcataatcaattttattagttgtagtgggagcaaattcaacaaagtagctatcattattattctcatcatcaaatataggaggcatattgtaatcataatcaaattcactctccatagtaggtggcaccaaaagaccactatcattataatcatcataaataggaggcaaagtatcatcaaagaaaattttctcctcaatgcttgggggactaaaaagatcatgaaaaccagcttccccaagcttagaactttctatattattgtcaacaatggtgttcaaagtgttcatactaatattactaccagcatgcaaagaagatttcataggttttttaattttcgcatcaaacaatccatgttttaaatcaggaaatagaataagaagctcactcttgtacattttgccaaactagtgtaaacaagaaacaaaaagatgcaattgcaggatctaaaggaaatagctttgagcacacacacaacggcgccggaaaaatactttacctgagaccgtagtatgagagccttttacctttcctccccgagcaacggcgccagaaaagtgcttgatgtctacgttccccctcctttcctgtagacaggtgttgggcctccaagtgcggaggtttgtagaacagcagcaagtttcccttaagtggatacccaaggtttatcgaactcggggaggaagaggtcaaagatatccctctcatgcaaccaccgcaaccacaaagcaagaagtctcttgtgtccccaacacaccaaataggtgcactagttcggcgaagagatagtgaaatacgaggtggtataaataagtatgagcagtagcaacggtgccggaaaagtgcttggcgtgtagttgatggtggtggtattgcggcagtagtaacgcagtaaaacgagtaaacaagcagtagtaacgcagtgagtagtaacgcagcgatagtaaacaagcagtagtaactcagcggtatttaggaacaaggcctagggaatagactttcactagtggacactctcaacatcgatcacataacagaacagataaatgcatactctacacttttgttggatgatgaacacattgcgtaggattacacgaaccctcaatgccggagttaacaagctccacaataatgctcatgtttaagtaacctttagtgtaagatagatcaacggactaaaccaagtactagcatagcatgcacacttgtaaccttcatgcatatgtaggaggaatagatcacatcaataatatcataatgataattaactccacaatctacaagagatcatgatcatagcctacgacaagaaccacacggtgcacgcactagtcacctttacacacatgcgggaggaatagaactactttaataacatcactagagtagcacatagatgaattgtgatacaaaactcatatgaatctcaatcatgtaaagcagctcatgagatcattgtattgaagtacatggagagagatgaaccacatagctaccggtacagccccgagcctcgatggagaactactccctcctcatgggagcagcggcggtgatgaagatggcggtggagatggcagcggtgtcgatggagaagccttccgggggcacttccccgctccggcagggtgccggaacagagttctgtcccccgaattggagtttcgcgatggcggcggcgccacagtaacttttctggagtttcgtcaattggtatcgggttttctgatccaggggcttcttataggcgaagaggcggcgccaggaggtcgaagggctggccaaaccctaggggggcgcgggccccccctaggccgcgccagggcatggtgtggtgggcctgtgccccccctctggtccttcccgggtgttctggatgcttccgatgaaaataggaactttggcgttgatttcgtccgattccgagaatatttcgttactaggatttctgaaaccaaaaacaagcgaaaacgagaacggcacttcggcatcttgttaataggttagttccagaaaatgcacgaatatgacataaagtgtgcataaaacatgtagataacatcaataatgtggcatggaacacaagaaattatcgatacgttggagacgtatcagggagcgtCACGGGAGGGAGATGCGTTTTCTGTTTCTCTCCACCATAAATAACAGATAAATATGATAATAATCATGTAGGGAAATTCATATGCTTCTTTAATAATGACATTACTTGGAAATATTTGATCAAGATATTGCCACAAACACAAATCTAGGTGTGGACTACTCCAAATGTATCATGGAGACAACATAGGATTTGATGGAGGCTGGCTTTCCCCCTCCAGTCTAGCTGAGAGGACAGGCTGCTTCAGCTTTATTCAATAATATACATGTGCTTACCAGGAAGTCCAAAAGCACGATATTATTGCGATATGTAGTAGATAATCTATTTAGAGTCCTCAATCTAGTGCGCACAAAACGCACAAGAccttacatgaagcacaaagttatTAGTCTTGCGGCAGGAGAGGAACAAGGAGGAGCTTCTCCTTGCGGTGCACAGTGATCCCAAATGATTCGGCCATACTGATGCCACCCTCCTGCGCCGATCCAGACGGTAGCTTCCAGTTGAAGTGGTACATGAGATTCGCCAGCATGATCTCGATGGTCACGATGGCGAAGTTGATGCCGGGGCATATCCTTCGGCCGGCCCCAAACGGGAGGTAGAGGAAGTCGTTCCCCCTGTAGTCTATGGCCGCGGCGCTGCCGCCTTCCAAGAAGCGCTCGGGCATGAACTCCCCCGCGCTCTCCCAGCCGCTTGGATCCCTCGCGAGAGCCCAGCTATTGACGATGACGCGCGTCCCTGAAGGTATGGTGTAGCCGTTGATGTCGCAGCCGGCCATGGATAGGTGGGGCACGAGGAGCGGAGCTGGCATGTGGAGCCGGAGCGTCTCCTTGATCACCGCTTTCAGGTAGGCCAAACCGGTGAGATCGTCTTCGGTGACCATGTCTTTTTCCTTGGGTATGGTGTTCCTCACCTCGGCTTGTAGCGTGGCCATGAGGTGGGGGTTTTGCAAGAGCCGGACCATGGCGTACTCTAGCACTATGAATGATGTGTCCGTGCCAGCTTCAAGCATGATCTACATGCATACATATGGATCAGCAGCAGGTAAATACAAAAAATCAACAGCTTAGCATGCATATAGAGCTAGAGTAGCTTAGGTAGTATGTGACGTGTAGGTGAAGGTGCCGTTTAATTGTGAGGTCATACTATACGTGCGTACCGTCAACTGAGCCTTGATATGGTCTTTCGTGAGGTTGTACTCTT includes these proteins:
- the LOC124673387 gene encoding indole-2-monooxygenase-like, with the protein product MRGEPPAYVSQATDRVRSQVRPIVSGLRSFSMTRGLHFIDVLLSVQQEYNLTKDHIKAQLTIMLEAGTDTSFIVLEYAMVRLLQNPHLMATLQAEVRNTIPKEKDMVTEDDLTGLAYLKAVIKETLRLHMPAPLLVPHLSMAGCDINGYTIPSGTRVIVNSWALARDPSGWESAGEFMPERFLEGGSAAAIDYRGNDFLYLPFGAGRRICPGINFAIVTIEIMLANLMYHFNWKLPSGSAQEGGISMAESFGITVHRKEKLLLVPLLPQD